A single region of the Salicibibacter cibi genome encodes:
- the hisC gene encoding histidinol-phosphate transaminase, protein MNLKMKPIVDDLKPYEPGKPIEVVKEELGLESVIKLASNENPHGSSRTVQKQLQDAEMPNLYPDGHARELRLAVADHLQVKEGQLLFGAGSDEVILLLCRAMLTAQTNTVMAAPTFSQYKQNAAVEGAKIVEVPLKDGVHDLDAMADAIDDETRIVWICNPNNPSGTYVSTATFSAFMERVPSDVLVVSDEAYGEYVEADDYPDTLAMLDTYENLLILRTFSKMYGLAGLRVGYAVGAQALISKLEPLRPPFNTTTLAQKAAIAALNDQAFVQDCREKNMREKNKLQTFFREIGCSPYPSETNFLLVDVGVNGDRVFDALLHRGIIVRSGEALGFPNCIRVSIGTEKENEQFMASFSEWINLQNA, encoded by the coding sequence ATGAATCTCAAAATGAAGCCCATTGTCGACGATTTAAAACCATATGAACCGGGGAAACCGATAGAAGTAGTGAAAGAGGAGTTAGGGCTTGAGTCGGTGATCAAGCTTGCTTCCAATGAAAACCCCCACGGCTCTTCCCGAACCGTGCAAAAACAGTTACAAGATGCAGAGATGCCAAACCTGTATCCGGACGGGCATGCGCGAGAACTGCGGCTAGCCGTTGCCGACCATCTGCAAGTAAAAGAAGGCCAATTGTTATTTGGCGCCGGTTCCGATGAAGTGATTTTACTCCTTTGCCGGGCAATGTTAACAGCACAGACGAACACCGTGATGGCGGCACCGACGTTTTCCCAGTATAAACAAAATGCAGCGGTTGAAGGGGCGAAGATTGTTGAGGTTCCCTTAAAAGACGGAGTGCACGATTTAGATGCGATGGCGGATGCCATCGATGATGAGACCCGCATTGTGTGGATTTGCAATCCGAATAACCCCTCCGGCACGTATGTGAGCACTGCTACGTTTTCCGCTTTTATGGAACGGGTGCCGAGCGATGTGCTTGTCGTCAGTGATGAGGCGTATGGAGAATATGTAGAGGCGGATGATTACCCGGATACGCTTGCGATGCTGGATACGTATGAGAACTTGTTAATTTTGCGCACGTTTTCGAAAATGTATGGCCTTGCCGGGTTAAGAGTCGGGTATGCGGTCGGTGCTCAAGCTTTGATTTCGAAATTGGAACCGTTAAGGCCGCCTTTTAATACAACGACATTGGCCCAGAAAGCAGCCATCGCCGCCCTTAATGACCAGGCGTTTGTGCAAGACTGCCGGGAAAAGAATATGCGCGAAAAAAACAAGCTGCAAACCTTTTTCCGGGAAATTGGTTGTTCTCCTTATCCCAGTGAAACGAATTTTCTTCTCGTGGACGTAGGAGTAAACGGGGATCGTGTTTTTGACGCCCTTCTGCACCGGGGGATCATTGTGCGTTCCGGGGAAGCGCTCGGTTTTCCGAATTGCATTCGCGTCTCAATCGGAACGGAAAAAGAAAACGAACAATTTATGGCGAGTTTCTCGGAATGGATAAACTTGCAAAATGCATAA
- the trpE gene encoding anthranilate synthase component I gives MVTSFDSFVKECEDYRLVPIIERMFADTTTPIQMFRQLQDSAVCLLESNDRTSEWSHYSFVGLHAAYQMMENKQGFQLTKADGTVLVTESDMQTAFQQAFQALRPSPAADSDVPFPGGAVGALPYDAIVHEEKTIDKPKEEAIESVHFLFCETMIAFDHDHATITIVHYKDCEGRVAEDVYREGKDYVDALVKRMQESNQSSFSGKLPEKSAPSFERVATNFTREAFLEAVEKIKAYIAQGDVFQTVLSQRFECDIHTSAFTIYRVLRQLNPSPYMFFLKLGEKEIVGSSPERLVEVKKGEVEIHPIAGTRKRGKSKQEDDVLAEEMLASPKERAEHQMLVDLARNDVGRVARYGTVRTPVFMEVGKFSHVMHILSKVRGELHADVHPLTALLAGFPAGTVSGAPKVRAMEILQELEPTNRGIYAGGIAYIAYNGYVDSCIAIRTMVVQNNRVRIQAGAGVVADSVPEEEYEETMNKAAALFSAIEIAEEMSIGEMSK, from the coding sequence ATGGTCACATCCTTTGATTCCTTTGTAAAAGAATGCGAAGATTACCGACTTGTTCCCATCATTGAGCGCATGTTTGCTGATACGACGACGCCGATTCAAATGTTCCGGCAATTGCAGGATAGCGCCGTCTGTTTATTGGAAAGCAATGACCGTACGTCCGAGTGGTCGCACTATTCATTTGTCGGTTTACACGCTGCTTATCAGATGATGGAAAACAAACAAGGATTTCAACTCACAAAAGCGGACGGAACAGTGCTTGTCACGGAATCGGATATGCAAACAGCGTTCCAACAGGCTTTTCAAGCTTTGAGGCCATCCCCGGCTGCTGATAGTGATGTCCCTTTTCCGGGGGGAGCCGTTGGCGCCCTTCCTTATGATGCGATCGTGCATGAGGAAAAAACGATTGACAAACCGAAAGAAGAGGCAATCGAATCGGTACACTTTCTGTTTTGTGAGACGATGATCGCCTTTGATCATGATCATGCAACCATTACGATCGTCCATTACAAAGATTGCGAGGGAAGAGTGGCGGAGGATGTTTACCGGGAAGGAAAGGATTATGTTGATGCGCTTGTGAAGCGTATGCAAGAAAGCAATCAATCCAGTTTTTCCGGTAAATTGCCGGAGAAAAGCGCTCCTTCTTTTGAAAGAGTGGCAACGAATTTTACCCGCGAAGCTTTTTTGGAAGCCGTGGAAAAAATTAAAGCGTATATTGCACAAGGTGATGTGTTTCAGACCGTCCTTTCCCAACGGTTTGAGTGTGATATTCACACATCGGCGTTTACGATCTATCGGGTATTGCGCCAATTAAATCCTTCTCCGTATATGTTTTTTCTGAAACTGGGAGAGAAAGAAATTGTCGGGAGTTCACCGGAACGTCTTGTGGAAGTAAAGAAAGGCGAAGTGGAAATCCACCCAATTGCCGGTACGAGAAAACGAGGCAAAAGTAAACAAGAAGATGACGTGCTTGCCGAAGAAATGCTCGCGTCGCCGAAAGAGCGGGCAGAACACCAAATGTTGGTTGATTTGGCAAGAAATGATGTTGGACGTGTGGCACGCTACGGGACAGTGCGGACACCGGTTTTTATGGAAGTCGGGAAATTTTCCCATGTGATGCATATTCTTTCAAAGGTTAGAGGCGAATTGCATGCGGATGTTCATCCGCTGACGGCTTTGCTTGCCGGATTTCCGGCCGGGACTGTGTCAGGTGCTCCGAAGGTGCGGGCAATGGAAATTCTCCAGGAGTTAGAACCGACAAACCGCGGCATTTATGCCGGGGGAATTGCCTACATCGCTTATAACGGCTATGTCGATTCCTGCATCGCAATTCGAACCATGGTGGTACAGAACAATCGCGTTCGCATCCAAGCCGGAGCCGGAGTCGTTGCCGACTCGGTGCCGGAAGAAGAGTACGAGGAAACGATGAATAAAGCAGCGGCGCTTTTTAGTGCCATTGAAATTGCAGAAGAGATGAGTATAGGGGAGATGAGCAAATGA
- the trpB gene encoding tryptophan synthase subunit beta: protein MAMSYPDIRGRYGEFGGKYVPETVMAALEELETGFQEALADPTFMENYHEVLQSYAGRSTPLTHASRLSKHVGGAKIYLKREDLLHTGAHKINNAIGQALLAVRMGKKKIVAETGAGQHGVATATAAAKYGLECKIFMGAKDMERQRLNVFRMELLGAEVVSATSGSQTLKDATNEAIRYWVANVDDTMYLIGSVVGPHPYPQIVREFQRVIGDEAKAQLEETPAAVVACVGGGSNAMGIFSAFLADEHVRLYGAEAAGHGIDTNDHAASLSKGSPGVIHGALTYLLQDEAGQISEPYSISAGLDYPGIGPEHAYLSESGRVSYEAISDEEAMDALVLLTKTEGILPALESAHALALAMKKAKEMPSTEQMLVCLSGRGDKDVETISNVQKGKEAHEDE, encoded by the coding sequence ATGGCTATGTCGTATCCTGATATACGCGGCCGATATGGAGAGTTTGGCGGAAAATATGTGCCTGAAACGGTGATGGCCGCGCTTGAGGAACTGGAAACCGGCTTTCAAGAGGCACTGGCGGATCCGACGTTTATGGAAAACTATCATGAGGTGTTGCAATCGTACGCAGGAAGAAGTACGCCACTCACGCATGCGAGTCGTCTATCGAAGCATGTCGGCGGTGCAAAAATCTATTTAAAAAGAGAAGATTTGTTGCACACCGGAGCCCATAAAATCAATAATGCCATTGGGCAGGCGCTCTTGGCGGTGCGGATGGGAAAGAAAAAAATTGTCGCGGAAACGGGCGCCGGACAGCACGGCGTCGCCACCGCCACCGCCGCCGCTAAATACGGATTGGAATGCAAGATTTTTATGGGTGCGAAAGATATGGAACGGCAACGCCTCAACGTTTTTCGCATGGAATTATTAGGCGCCGAAGTTGTATCGGCAACAAGCGGAAGCCAAACATTAAAAGATGCGACAAATGAAGCGATTCGCTACTGGGTCGCCAATGTTGATGATACGATGTACTTGATCGGCTCTGTTGTCGGCCCCCATCCATACCCGCAAATCGTCCGTGAATTCCAGCGTGTCATCGGAGACGAGGCGAAAGCTCAGCTGGAAGAAACGCCTGCAGCCGTCGTTGCCTGTGTCGGCGGCGGGAGTAATGCAATGGGAATATTCAGCGCGTTTCTTGCTGATGAACATGTGCGGCTATACGGGGCGGAAGCTGCGGGGCATGGCATTGACACAAACGATCATGCCGCGAGCCTTAGCAAAGGAAGCCCGGGCGTGATTCACGGCGCACTCACGTATTTGCTGCAAGATGAAGCAGGCCAAATTAGCGAACCTTACTCGATCTCGGCGGGGCTGGATTATCCCGGGATCGGACCGGAACACGCCTACCTGTCCGAGTCGGGGCGTGTAAGCTATGAAGCAATTAGCGACGAAGAAGCGATGGATGCCCTCGTGCTGCTTACAAAAACGGAAGGAATTTTGCCTGCCCTTGAAAGCGCGCACGCGCTTGCATTAGCGATGAAAAAGGCGAAGGAGATGCCATCGACGGAGCAAATGCTCGTTTGTTTGTCCGGACGAGGCGATAAAGACGTAGAAACGATAAGCAATGTGCAAAAAGGAAAGGAAGCCCACGAAGATGAATAG
- a CDS encoding phosphoribosylanthranilate isomerase, whose protein sequence is MTGIKFCGLQSKKDVENAVAAGATALGFVFATSKRQVAPEAVNEWLASVHLLEQKTVAVFVDPDATEIKTMLEKVSVDVLQFHGDESPEFLREIKKSTGKQVIKAFRHQKKTLDLFSAFAPVADGFIVDAGTKIQKGGTGKRFDWRAVPVYVHFARQLHRPLWIAGGVSPENVPELLSFQPDGIDVSSGIETEQQKDRNKMETITKQVREDGYVVS, encoded by the coding sequence GTGACAGGCATTAAATTTTGCGGACTGCAATCAAAGAAAGATGTAGAAAACGCGGTTGCCGCGGGAGCGACTGCTCTTGGCTTCGTGTTTGCAACCAGCAAACGCCAAGTGGCACCGGAAGCTGTCAACGAGTGGCTTGCTTCGGTTCATTTGCTTGAACAAAAAACGGTGGCCGTTTTTGTGGACCCGGATGCTACAGAAATAAAGACGATGCTGGAAAAGGTTTCCGTAGACGTATTGCAATTTCATGGGGATGAATCTCCGGAATTTTTAAGGGAAATCAAAAAAAGCACAGGCAAACAAGTGATCAAGGCGTTTCGCCATCAGAAAAAGACGCTTGACTTGTTTAGCGCTTTTGCCCCTGTTGCGGATGGATTTATCGTGGACGCCGGAACAAAGATTCAAAAGGGGGGAACCGGCAAACGTTTTGACTGGAGAGCCGTCCCTGTATATGTACACTTTGCGAGGCAATTGCATCGGCCTCTATGGATCGCGGGGGGTGTCTCGCCGGAAAATGTGCCGGAACTATTATCTTTTCAGCCCGATGGCATTGACGTATCCAGTGGGATCGAAACCGAACAGCAAAAAGATCGTAATAAAATGGAAACCATCACAAAGCAGGTGAGAGAAGATGGCTATGTCGTATCCTGA
- the trpD gene encoding anthranilate phosphoribosyltransferase: MMTTRVLQSLLEGETLSEETAESVMTEMMSGEVEESQIGSLLTVLRYRNETVEELTGFARAMRKNAVPVSRPLHTRLLDTCGTGGDGRSTFNISTATAIGVSACGVAVAKHGNRFVSSKSGSADVLEQLNVPIDTDPSDLETAINEKGLSFLYAPLYHQAMKHVAKARKSLGFRTIFNLVGPLTNPANADVQVVGVFDKDYGKMMAEVLKRLGTERALFVTGEDGIDEITISGKTYVTELDGGRIRSYTIEPEMFGVQRGALSDIQVSSVAESATLIRDIFSNRASESATEVFLLNMAAGLYVSEIEKSWEDAYKRARHALTDGAILAHLRQLQRKAGKIHA, from the coding sequence ATGATGACAACGCGTGTTTTACAGTCCCTCCTCGAGGGAGAAACTCTTTCGGAAGAAACGGCTGAGTCGGTCATGACTGAAATGATGAGTGGAGAGGTGGAAGAGAGCCAAATCGGGAGCTTATTAACCGTTCTTCGCTATCGAAATGAAACCGTTGAGGAGTTAACGGGATTTGCGCGAGCGATGCGCAAAAACGCCGTTCCCGTTTCCAGGCCGCTCCATACACGCTTGCTTGATACGTGTGGAACAGGAGGAGACGGACGTTCCACCTTTAACATTTCGACGGCGACGGCCATTGGGGTTAGCGCATGCGGGGTCGCTGTCGCAAAACACGGGAATCGTTTTGTTTCCTCAAAAAGCGGCAGTGCTGATGTGCTGGAGCAGTTAAATGTCCCCATTGACACCGATCCGTCCGATTTGGAAACGGCGATTAATGAAAAAGGACTCTCTTTTTTGTATGCCCCCTTGTATCATCAAGCGATGAAACATGTGGCAAAAGCGCGGAAATCGTTGGGATTCCGTACGATTTTTAATCTTGTCGGCCCTTTGACGAACCCTGCCAATGCCGACGTGCAAGTCGTCGGCGTGTTTGATAAGGATTATGGTAAAATGATGGCAGAGGTGTTAAAACGCTTGGGGACGGAACGGGCGTTGTTTGTCACCGGCGAGGACGGCATTGATGAGATTACGATCAGCGGGAAAACGTATGTGACTGAATTAGATGGAGGCCGTATACGTTCGTATACGATCGAACCGGAGATGTTCGGAGTGCAAAGAGGCGCCCTTTCCGATATCCAAGTGTCTTCCGTCGCCGAAAGCGCTACGCTTATCCGGGATATTTTTAGCAATCGTGCATCGGAGAGCGCCACGGAAGTATTTTTGCTTAATATGGCTGCCGGGCTGTATGTGAGCGAGATTGAAAAAAGCTGGGAGGACGCTTACAAACGCGCGCGTCATGCGTTGACGGACGGTGCGATTCTTGCCCATCTTAGGCAATTGCAAAGAAAGGCAGGGAAAATTCATGCTTGA
- the trpC gene encoding indole-3-glycerol phosphate synthase TrpC — protein MLEKIVDRKKEDLKFFQLPRREEIKRHSFKQALAYAANRDGIGLIAEIKRASPSKGVLAEDLDVVERAKAYEAGGADAISVLTDGPYFQGSIMDLVAVKRAVNVPVLRKDFIVDERQIEESARIGADAILLIASVLEPDHLKDMAEMAQAIGLETLVEVHTKDELERLLDVYGPSMIGINNRNLQTFATDTEQTRALSASVPAGSFIISESGIHSAGDVTFVAKAGAKAMLIGERLVSDGDPEKTIPDLKKGALLG, from the coding sequence ATGCTTGAGAAAATCGTCGACCGAAAAAAAGAAGACTTAAAATTTTTCCAGCTCCCTCGCCGGGAAGAAATAAAGCGTCATTCGTTCAAGCAAGCCCTCGCTTATGCTGCCAATCGTGACGGGATCGGTCTAATCGCGGAAATTAAACGTGCGTCTCCATCAAAAGGCGTACTGGCAGAAGACCTTGATGTCGTCGAAAGAGCAAAAGCGTACGAAGCGGGAGGTGCCGATGCCATCTCCGTGCTCACGGATGGCCCTTATTTCCAAGGCTCCATCATGGATTTAGTCGCGGTAAAACGAGCGGTGAATGTGCCGGTGTTGCGCAAAGACTTTATCGTTGATGAACGGCAAATTGAAGAAAGTGCACGCATCGGTGCCGACGCGATTTTGTTGATCGCATCGGTCCTTGAGCCCGACCATTTAAAAGACATGGCCGAGATGGCCCAGGCGATAGGTTTGGAAACGCTCGTGGAAGTGCATACCAAAGATGAACTTGAACGTTTGCTCGATGTGTATGGTCCTTCAATGATCGGGATTAACAATCGCAATTTGCAAACATTTGCAACAGACACGGAACAGACTCGGGCGCTTTCCGCTTCTGTTCCGGCAGGCAGTTTTATCATAAGCGAAAGCGGTATTCACAGCGCCGGAGATGTTACTTTTGTAGCAAAAGCAGGTGCCAAAGCGATGTTAATCGGAGAAAGGCTTGTATCCGATGGCGACCCCGAAAAAACGATCCCGGATCTAAAGAAAGGGGCGTTGCTCGGGTGA
- the trpA gene encoding tryptophan synthase subunit alpha encodes MNSVEQAARAANDQLFIPYMMAGDPSFDASVEIAFTLQESGAHILELGVPYTDPLADGPVIQEASMRALEEEMTLSKTFSLVRAIRDRGVTIPIVLFCYINPLLRYGIDGGVDAAANAGADGWLIPDLPYEENEEVRRRCHQNELALVSLVAPTSWERIQKIAMQAEGFLYCVSSLGVTGVRKTFDGRLDAFLQEAKRYSNVPLAIGFGVSSNEQVMAIHGEGYGVIVGSAIVREIGKHKEALRQADLRPQALKNIQSFVETLVSS; translated from the coding sequence ATGAATAGCGTTGAACAAGCTGCTCGCGCAGCAAACGACCAGTTGTTTATCCCCTACATGATGGCTGGGGACCCCTCCTTTGACGCTTCCGTTGAGATCGCCTTCACCCTACAGGAGAGTGGTGCCCATATTTTGGAATTAGGTGTTCCGTATACGGATCCGCTCGCTGACGGTCCGGTGATTCAAGAAGCCAGTATGCGAGCGCTTGAAGAAGAGATGACCCTTTCGAAAACATTTTCACTCGTACGCGCCATTCGTGATCGGGGTGTAACGATCCCGATTGTTCTTTTTTGTTATATTAATCCTTTATTAAGGTATGGAATTGACGGCGGTGTCGATGCAGCGGCTAATGCAGGCGCAGACGGTTGGTTGATCCCGGATCTCCCGTATGAGGAAAATGAAGAAGTGCGCCGTCGTTGTCACCAAAATGAATTGGCGCTCGTCTCCCTAGTTGCCCCGACTTCATGGGAACGCATACAAAAAATAGCTATGCAAGCGGAAGGTTTTTTATACTGCGTATCAAGTTTGGGAGTCACCGGCGTTCGGAAAACATTTGACGGTCGATTAGACGCATTTTTGCAAGAAGCCAAACGATACAGCAACGTGCCGCTCGCCATTGGCTTTGGCGTTTCCAGCAATGAGCAAGTAATGGCGATTCACGGAGAAGGATACGGGGTGATCGTCGGAAGCGCGATTGTACGGGAAATCGGCAAACATAAAGAAGCTTTGCGACAAGCGGATTTGCGCCCGCAAGCATTGAAAAATATCCAATCATTTGTGGAAACGCTCGTTTCGTCGTAA
- the aroH gene encoding chorismate mutase, producing MRGIRGATTVDYNEAEHIWTRTRRLLAEMIEANNVRPDQVVHMWFTVTSDIDAAFPAKAVRMLPGDWSYVPVMCATEIPVPDSLPRCIRVMVTANTKVSPRGIRHVFQEDAIKLRPDLTKQAGGDYAKKE from the coding sequence ATGAGAGGCATTCGCGGAGCAACAACGGTTGATTATAATGAAGCAGAACATATATGGACACGGACGAGAAGGTTACTCGCGGAAATGATCGAGGCAAACAATGTCCGTCCCGACCAAGTGGTTCACATGTGGTTTACCGTAACATCCGACATTGATGCAGCCTTCCCTGCGAAAGCCGTCCGCATGCTTCCGGGAGACTGGTCATATGTGCCCGTGATGTGTGCGACGGAAATTCCGGTGCCGGACAGCTTGCCGCGATGCATTCGTGTGATGGTAACGGCAAATACGAAAGTTTCCCCGCGAGGGATCCGGCATGTCTTTCAGGAAGATGCCATTAAACTAAGGCCGGATTTGACAAAACAAGCCGGCGGGGATTATGCTAAAAAAGAGTAA